TACCGGGAAGCACCTTGTACTCGTGGACGTACAAGAGCATGCCGGTCATAACTTGCCTCATGTTGGACTTGCAGACCTGCATCCGAGTCTGCTCGCGGGCCTTGCTGAGCGACGGCAAAAGAATCGAGATCAGCAAGGCGATGATCGCCACAACGACCAGAATCTCGATCAGTGTGAATCCCCTTGAGTTGCTTCTAGCGTTCATCATAGAGTCCTTGCGTTTGCCCCAAGCCACGCCGCCCCGCCGCAGCTTAGCCGCTGACAAGCCATCACTCTCCCTCGGC
This Phycisphaerae bacterium DNA region includes the following protein-coding sequences:
- a CDS encoding prepilin-type N-terminal cleavage/methylation domain-containing protein, with protein sequence MMNARSNSRGFTLIEILVVVAIIALLISILLPSLSKAREQTRMQVCKSNMRQVMTGMLLYVHEYKVLPGTQSVFYLGGYWPMVNAPDKKGPNTTTLRKLKKPHATSRWVVRVELEHRRPWAWTPTRFSG